A single window of Chryseobacterium shigense DNA harbors:
- a CDS encoding M24 family metallopeptidase — MIHNKYFSEEQIKTRKQQMSSQWDTVLKTNEAVLIHSGEPIQKPGGLDSTYPFLPHPAYFWLTLRRRETEILLYSKDLGWIEFHKEISNEEIFWEGEKNDILISSQGKNINSLENFLENHRFSRIFHLGQAKDASPEAFELKTLLDKTRRKKDASEVSFIRHIAEIANSGYQKITSVLQPGMTERELQIAYESEIFRNGAHTVPYETIVGSGSNSAILHALPSQKIIKENEFVLVDAGADIFDYCVDVTRTFYSSGEMSSQHKDLYSIVLKAYHECVAMSKAGVFWRDVHIHSAKVITEGLLQLGILKGNLSDLIEKEIVSLFYSHGVGHLVGLRVRDTGQEENLNPKTYFGARLRVDLELEENHLITVEPGCYFMPAILESAYQQKKFYDDINWTELKKWYDIGGVRIEDNILIKNDGNENLTNCIAKTEY, encoded by the coding sequence ATGATTCACAATAAATATTTTTCAGAAGAGCAGATCAAAACAAGGAAACAGCAGATGAGTTCCCAATGGGATACAGTATTGAAAACAAACGAAGCCGTACTGATCCACTCAGGAGAACCTATCCAGAAACCCGGAGGGCTCGATTCTACTTATCCTTTTTTACCCCATCCTGCCTATTTCTGGCTGACTTTAAGAAGACGCGAAACAGAGATTTTATTATACAGTAAAGACCTTGGATGGATTGAGTTTCACAAAGAGATTTCCAATGAAGAGATTTTCTGGGAAGGAGAAAAGAATGACATTCTGATTTCATCACAGGGGAAAAATATCAACAGTCTGGAAAATTTTCTGGAAAACCATCGTTTTTCACGGATCTTCCATTTAGGACAGGCAAAAGATGCTTCACCTGAAGCTTTTGAACTGAAAACTTTATTGGATAAAACAAGGAGGAAAAAAGATGCTTCTGAGGTTAGTTTTATCCGGCATATTGCAGAAATCGCCAATTCAGGATATCAGAAAATAACTTCTGTCCTGCAGCCGGGAATGACGGAAAGGGAACTCCAGATCGCTTATGAATCGGAAATTTTCAGAAACGGAGCCCATACGGTTCCTTACGAAACTATTGTGGGAAGCGGGAGCAATTCAGCGATTCTGCATGCATTGCCTTCTCAAAAAATAATCAAAGAAAATGAATTTGTATTGGTAGATGCCGGAGCAGATATTTTTGATTACTGTGTAGATGTTACCAGAACATTTTATTCTTCCGGAGAAATGTCTTCACAACATAAAGATCTCTATTCTATTGTATTGAAAGCTTATCATGAATGTGTAGCTATGTCAAAAGCCGGAGTTTTCTGGAGAGATGTCCATATCCATTCGGCTAAAGTGATTACAGAAGGTCTTCTGCAGCTTGGCATTTTAAAAGGAAACCTCAGCGACCTGATCGAAAAAGAAATTGTCTCCCTTTTCTATTCTCACGGAGTAGGGCATCTAGTAGGCCTGAGAGTCCGTGATACAGGGCAGGAAGAAAACCTAAATCCGAAAACATATTTCGGAGCTCGGTTAAGGGTTGATCTGGAACTGGAAGAAAACCATTTAATTACCGTAGAACCAGGCTGCTATTTTATGCCTGCCATTCTCGAAAGTGCTTATCAGCAGAAGAAATTTTATGATGATATCAACTGGACGGAGCTCAAAAAGTGGTACGATATCGGCGGAGTCCGTATAGAAGATAATATCCTGATTAAGAATGATGGCAACGAAAATCTTACAAACTGTATAGCCAAAACAGAATACTAA
- a CDS encoding DoxX family membrane protein, whose amino-acid sequence MTFQKLRTNRWNHWIIIHVRYLVGFAFFPSGLTKLAGNRFTSISTDTPIGYFFEAMYRTGFYWNFLGLCQITAGILLMTQRYALLGALMFLAILSNIWIITISLSFTGTWVITSLMMVAVITLLVWDYYKLAPIFSYNRSMTIPSYPDPDRMWINAGIIYTACLMGLSLPGPVHKDWGQWISRILVLAVFLTFLVSNYKMYKKRSLLLKNQV is encoded by the coding sequence ATGACATTTCAAAAGCTTCGTACCAACAGATGGAATCATTGGATCATCATTCATGTAAGATATTTGGTGGGATTCGCATTTTTTCCTTCCGGTCTCACAAAATTGGCAGGGAACAGATTTACTTCAATTTCAACGGATACTCCTATCGGGTACTTTTTTGAAGCCATGTACCGGACAGGATTTTACTGGAATTTCCTTGGACTTTGCCAGATCACAGCTGGAATTTTATTGATGACACAGCGCTACGCACTCTTAGGTGCCCTTATGTTCCTTGCGATATTGAGTAATATCTGGATTATTACCATCAGTCTTTCCTTTACCGGAACCTGGGTAATCACTTCCCTGATGATGGTCGCTGTTATCACATTACTGGTCTGGGATTATTATAAACTGGCACCCATTTTTAGTTATAACCGTTCAATGACCATACCCTCTTATCCTGACCCGGATCGAATGTGGATCAATGCAGGTATTATTTATACAGCTTGTCTTATGGGACTGTCTTTGCCCGGACCTGTGCATAAAGATTGGGGACAATGGATTTCAAGAATATTGGTTTTAGCGGTATTTCTTACATTTCTGGTTTCTAACTACAAAATGTATAAAAAGCGTAGTCTGTTGTTAAAAAATCAGGTATAG
- a CDS encoding nitroreductase, giving the protein MNNAEILKQIIEQRRSIFPKDYSENEIPQEIIDEIIHSATLAPNHKRTKPWRFKTFKGEEKAKLASEMQAIYKATQSEQTFLEKKYQDIGFKINKANAVVSIVVNFSGMVPEWEEIAAVSMAVQNMYLTCTANNIGCYWSSPAIVNHLKESLTIEENQKCLGLFYMGSIH; this is encoded by the coding sequence ATGAATAATGCAGAAATTTTAAAACAAATCATAGAGCAGAGAAGAAGCATCTTTCCAAAAGATTATTCTGAAAATGAAATACCTCAGGAAATAATAGACGAGATTATACACTCGGCAACATTGGCTCCGAATCATAAGCGTACAAAACCTTGGCGTTTCAAGACTTTCAAAGGAGAAGAAAAAGCAAAATTAGCTTCAGAAATGCAGGCTATTTACAAAGCGACACAATCTGAACAGACTTTTTTAGAGAAAAAATACCAGGATATTGGTTTTAAAATCAATAAAGCCAATGCCGTAGTTTCCATTGTGGTTAATTTCAGCGGCATGGTTCCGGAATGGGAAGAGATCGCAGCCGTTTCCATGGCAGTTCAGAATATGTATCTTACCTGTACAGCCAATAATATAGGATGCTACTGGAGTTCTCCGGCTATTGTAAATCATCTTAAAGAATCTTTAACCATTGAGGAAAACCAGAAATGCCTGGGGCTTTTCTATATGGGTTCAATACATTAA
- a CDS encoding AAA family ATPase: MKSIYITGMSGTGKSSVIQHLSEKGFTAIDTDYGDWKELSLSGDTPEWLLKEEKIKKSVSKPLISPVFIAGCCSNQVNLYPFFDHILLLSSSIETILERVSTRTSNPYGQLPHERDEIIWNFENIQPLLQEGADFEFNTEVMTVEEIAASLEQLASPR, encoded by the coding sequence ATGAAAAGCATTTACATTACAGGAATGTCGGGAACAGGAAAGTCATCCGTTATTCAACATCTCAGCGAAAAGGGCTTTACAGCCATTGACACCGATTATGGAGACTGGAAGGAACTTTCCTTATCAGGTGATACCCCGGAATGGCTATTAAAGGAAGAAAAAATAAAAAAATCAGTTTCAAAACCGCTTATTTCACCTGTTTTTATAGCCGGGTGCTGTTCCAATCAGGTGAATCTCTATCCTTTTTTTGATCATATCCTGTTACTTTCCTCCTCAATTGAAACCATTCTTGAAAGGGTTTCCACTCGAACTTCCAATCCATATGGGCAATTACCCCATGAGCGCGACGAAATTATCTGGAACTTTGAAAACATCCAGCCTTTGTTACAGGAAGGTGCCGATTTTGAATTTAATACTGAAGTGATGACGGTTGAAGAAATAGCAGCCTCGCTTGAACAATTGGCATCACCCCGGTAA
- a CDS encoding 30S ribosomal protein S16: MSVKIRLQRHGKKGKPFFHIVVADSRARRDGRFIEKLGTYNPITNPATIDLNVDSAVKWLNNGAQPTDTARAILSYKGALYKKHLQGGVAKGAFDEAEAEKRFNAWLEAKEQKVQGKVEGLSKAGADAKKAALEAEAKVNEARIAAAAQAEADAKAAEEAANAPAEEVAEATEGEAPAAETEENTEA, encoded by the coding sequence ATGTCAGTAAAAATCAGATTACAAAGACACGGTAAAAAAGGTAAGCCTTTCTTCCACATCGTGGTTGCAGATTCTAGAGCTAGAAGAGATGGTAGATTCATCGAGAAACTAGGAACTTACAACCCAATTACTAACCCTGCAACTATCGATTTGAACGTTGATTCTGCTGTAAAGTGGTTAAACAACGGTGCTCAGCCAACTGATACTGCAAGAGCGATCCTTTCTTATAAAGGTGCCCTTTACAAAAAACACTTACAAGGTGGTGTTGCTAAAGGAGCTTTTGATGAGGCTGAAGCTGAGAAAAGATTCAATGCTTGGTTAGAAGCAAAAGAACAAAAAGTACAAGGTAAAGTTGAAGGTTTATCTAAAGCTGGAGCTGACGCTAAGAAAGCTGCTTTAGAAGCTGAAGCTAAAGTAAACGAAGCTAGAATCGCTGCTGCTGCACAAGCTGAGGCTGATGCTAAAGCTGCTGAAGAAGCTGCTAATGCACCTGCTGAAGAAGTTGCTGAAGCTACAGAAGGAGAAGCTCCTGCTGCTGAAACTGAAGAAAACACTGAAGCTTAA
- the rimM gene encoding ribosome maturation factor RimM (Essential for efficient processing of 16S rRNA) translates to MRKEDCYLLGKITRRHGLAGNVILKLDTDQPELYNKLESIFVEINGLLVPFFIAKSSWSKNDALNIAFKNSTEALVDQSLGKSVYLPLSSLPTLSGKQFYYHEIIGFDILDENDKECGVIRSVNDQTAQNYFVTNLDGKEVVIPIIKDWILEVNREERFIKMQLPEGLIDVFLVSSKKDE, encoded by the coding sequence ATGCGTAAAGAAGATTGCTATTTATTAGGAAAAATCACGCGCAGACATGGCCTTGCGGGAAATGTTATCCTTAAACTGGATACCGACCAACCCGAGCTTTACAATAAATTGGAATCAATATTCGTTGAAATCAACGGATTATTGGTTCCTTTTTTTATTGCAAAATCATCATGGAGCAAAAATGACGCTCTGAATATTGCCTTCAAAAACTCTACCGAAGCATTGGTAGATCAATCTTTAGGGAAAAGTGTCTACTTGCCGCTTTCCAGTCTTCCAACACTTTCAGGGAAGCAGTTTTATTATCACGAAATCATTGGTTTCGATATTCTTGATGAGAATGATAAAGAATGCGGCGTGATAAGATCTGTAAACGACCAGACCGCTCAAAACTATTTCGTAACCAACCTGGACGGAAAAGAAGTGGTAATCCCTATCATTAAAGACTGGATTCTTGAAGTGAACCGGGAAGAAAGGTTTATCAAAATGCAGCTTCCGGAAGGACTTATCGATGTCTTTTTAGTTTCTTCTAAAAAAGACGAATAA